In Oncorhynchus tshawytscha isolate Ot180627B linkage group LG28, Otsh_v2.0, whole genome shotgun sequence, a genomic segment contains:
- the LOC112226536 gene encoding phospholipid scramblase 1, whose amino-acid sequence MTMSAVTTQPLPFGRLEREKHIERLFRAFHSQRRLSTNPQGLPGSIPHHGTSDLGSEDQQQGLGPGGPGGKGENGHMRPRASGGPEIAGEQWLNGVGGQEGLALLDAVSQLRITARPELQGPQCVSRRTYSIATGDSSEQLFVAVEESSCMCLQCCGPARSCSLQGFDRQARQIFLFERPLRVDACCLGCCLMEMRVYTPQRQLIGSVRQQWSMFTPLLEVCDSDGTSTIRIQGSCCPYRCLSNQEFQVVSAIGEKIGSIWKKWPGFNEECNMDHEYFGLEIPQDMTSQTKLLLLAATFLLNYMFFEMS is encoded by the exons ATG ACTATGTCAGCAGTGACCACCCAGCCCCTTCCCTTCGGccgtctggagagagagaagcacatcGAGAGGCTCTTCAGAGCCTTCCACAGTCAAAGGAGGCTCTCCACCAATCCCCAGGGTTTGCCTGGCTCCATACCCCACCACGGGACATCTGACCTGGGCTCAGAGGACCAGCAGCAGGGCCTAGGCCCTGGAGGTCCGGGGGGTAAAGGGGAGAATGGCCACATGAGGCCCAGGGCTTCTGGAGGGCCAGAGATAGCAGGGGAGCAGTGGTTGAATGGTGTGGGTGGACAGGAGGGTCTGGCTCTCCTGGACGCAGTCAGCCAACTACGTATCACAGCCAGGCCAGAGCTGCAAG GTCCACAATGTGTGTCCCGCAGGACCTACAGCATTGCCACCGGGGACAGCAGTGAGCAGCTCTTTGTGGCTGTAGAAG AGAGTTCCTGTATGTGTCTGCAGTGCTGCGGTCCGGCCCGGTCCTGCTCCCTACAAGGTTTTGACCGCCAGGCCCGCCAGATCTTCCTGTTTGAAAGACCCCTCAGGGTGGACGCGTGCTGCCTTGGCTGCTGCTTGATGGAAATGAGGGTCTACACCCCCCAACGGCAGCTCATAGGGAGCGTACGACAGCA ATGGAGTATGTTCACCCCTCTCCTTGAAGTGTGTGATTCCGATGGAACCTCCACTATAAGAATCCAGGGATCATGCTGCCCCTACCGATGCCTCTCTAACCAAGAATTCCAG GTGGTCTCAGCCATCGGTGAGAAAATTGGCTCCATATGGAAGAAATGGCCTGGGTTTAACGAAGAGTGCAACATGGATCATGAATACTTTGGGTTAGAGA TTCCACAGGATATGACATCACAGACCAAACTTCTTCTGCTGGCGGCCACGTTCCTACTG aaTTATATGTTCTTTGAGATGAGCTGA